Proteins encoded together in one Numida meleagris isolate 19003 breed g44 Domestic line chromosome 17, NumMel1.0, whole genome shotgun sequence window:
- the FADS6 gene encoding fatty acid desaturase 6, which translates to MLCLGFLELFLAFGSFPFSIPSCLSVTFPLYSRPCPRPLPEMGSGRIPAGAHLYAASSPSSLAPPSPQLRGAGEELRAGPALRLRALLGFRVILPSLLFFPSLSFPRPSAGTAEPGGSAGDWGTREGRGHRWGAGGCGLCAACHRSAPAALGGEMPLEDSGAARRSGQHPSGVTGCQGTRDTPHRDEPAPGVSGAGAMAEDEELWPELSDGDVTSGRGEDARGALQRAESGEALMAELSEQVQRVVRSSSWWERHGVDICILTCSLLALPAGFLCLCSAHAIPFLAGVLILGVGYHTLAVKGSHLASHNALTKSKAWGKVWAVFFIEFCSAFTAEQASYNHVKLHHGYTNVIGLGDSSTWKLPFLNRYIYMFIAPLAVPIITPLVALDLLRNVEMRAALRTVCLMSLGLCCHYCLLRHVSGFQSPWSALLCMLLTRSLLAHPYIHVNIFQHIGLPMFAADRKPKRIQQMSLGVLNLPRNALLDWCFGHSLISCHVEHHLFPSLSDNMCLKIKPIVSQYLKEKRLPYNEDTYASRLQLFLQKYEELMVHAPPITELVGIQ; encoded by the exons ATGCTCTGCCTGGGTTTTCTGGAGCTGTTTCTGGCTTTCGgctcttttccttttagcatCCCCTCGTGCCTCTCGGtcacttttcctctttattCCCGTCCCTGTCCCCGGCCGCTCCCCGAAATGGGCAGCGGGCGGATTCCTGCGGGTGCTCATCTGTATGCAGCCTCCTCCCCGTCGAGCCTCGCTCCTCCCTCCCCGCAGCTCCGCGGCGCCGGGGAAGAGCTGCGTGCGGGGCCGGCGCTGCGCCTCCGCGCCCTCCTCGGCTTTAGGGTTATATTACCGTCATtactattttttccctctttgtccTTCCCCCGTCCTTCGGCCGGAACTGCGGAGCCCGGCGGCAGCGCTGGGGACTGGGGGACACGGGAGGGACGAGGCCACCGCTGGGGcgccgggggctgcgggctcTGCGCTGCGTGTCACCGCTCTGCGCCGGCCGCGCTCGGCGGGGAGATGCCCCTGGAGGACAGCGGTGCGGCGAGGCGGAGCGGACAGCATCCCAGCGGCGTCACCGGCTGCCAGGGGACGCGGGACACCCCGCACAGGGACGAGCCAGCTCCCGGTGTCAGCGGGGCGGGGGCGATGGCAGAGGATGAGGAGCTGTGGCCAGAGCTGAGCGATGGAGATGTGACCTCTGGACGCGGAGAAGACGCGCGCGGGGCCCTGCAGCGGGCGGAGAGCGGGGAAGCGCTGATGGCCGAGCTCTCGGAGCAGGTGCAGAGGGTGGTGcggagcagcagctggtgggagAGGCACGGCGTGGACATCTGCATCCTCACCTGCAGCCTCCTAGCGCTGCCAGCAG GATTCCTGTGCCTGTGTTCAGCCCACGCCATCCCTTTCCTGGCGGGTGTCCTAATCCTTGGCGTGGGATATCACACCCTGGCTGTGAAGGGCAGCCACCTGGCCAGCCACAACGCCCTGACCAAGTCCAAGGCCTGGGGCAAAGTGTGGGCTGTCTTCTTCATTGAG TTCTGCTCAGCATTCACGGCCGAGCAGGCCAGCTACAACCACGTGAAGCTCCACCATGGCTACACCAATGTCATTGGCCTGGGGGACTCCAGCACCTGGAAGCTTCCTTTCCTGAACCGCTACATCTATATGTTCATCGCGCCGCTCGCCGTGCCCATCATAACCCCCCTGGTTGCGCTAG ACTTGCTGAGGAACGTGGAGATGAGGGCCGCTCTCCGCACTGTCTGCCTCATGtcgctggggctgtgctgccattaCTGTCTGCTGCGCCATGTCTCGGGCTTTCAGTCTCCATGGTCCGCCCTGCTCTGCATGCTGCTCACCCGTTCTCTCCTGGCCCACCCCTACATCCACGTCAACATATTCCAG cacatcGGCCTCCCCATGTTTGCGGCTGATCGGAAGCCCAAGCGCATTCAGCAGATGAGCCTGGGCGTGCTCAACCTGCCCCGCAATGCTCTGCTTGACTGGTGCTTCGGCCACTCGCTCATCAGCTGCCACGTGGAGCACCACCTCTTCCCCAGCCTGTCTGACAACATGTGCCTCAAG ATCAAACCCATCGTGTCGCAGTACCTGAAGGAGAAGCGGCTGCCCTACAACGAGGACACCTATGCCTCCCGgctccagctcttcctgcagaagTACGAGGAGCTGATGGTCCACGCACCACCCATCACAGAACTGGTGGGCATCCAGTGA
- the USH1G gene encoding Usher syndrome type-1G protein translates to MNDQYHRAARDGYLDLLKEATKKDLNSPDEDGMTPTLWAAYHGNLDALRLIVSRGGDPDKCDIWGNTPLHLAAANGHLNCLSFLISFGANIWCLDNDYHTPLDMAAMKGHMECVRYLDSIAAKQSSLNPKLVSKLKDKAFRDAERRIKDCVKLQKKHHERMEKRYRKEMLDNSDTMSFSSYSSSTLSKKFQHMSMVTSLPYSQATIHGTAKGKTKIQRKLEKKKQVDGTFKIYEDGRKSVRSLSGLQLGNDVMFVKQGTYASPKEWTRRNIRDMFLTDEDTVSRAISDPGLHMDSAHSEVSTDSGHESLFNRPGLGTMVFRRNYVSSGLFGIGREDASVLGEGNTDGEGVKLRSRLQRSPSLNDSIGSANSLQERNAEELPWDELELGLDDDDEPDTSPLETFLASLHMFEFISILKKEKIDLEALMLCSDNDLKSINIPLGPRKKIVDAIQRRRQTLERPDVIVDTEL, encoded by the exons ATGAACGACCAATACCACCGAGCGGCCCGGGATGGCTACCTGGACCTGCTGAAGGAAGCCACCAAGAAGGACCTGAACTCGCCGGATGAGGATGGCATGACCCCCACCCTATGGGCCGCCTACCATGGCAACCTGGATGCCCTGCGCCTCATCGTCAGCAGAGG GGGGGATCCAGACAAATGTGACATCTGGGGGAACACACCTCTTCACCTGGCAGCAGCCAACGGCCACCTCAACTGCCTTTCCTTCCTCATCTCTTTTGGGGCCAACATCTGGTGCCTGGACAATGACTACCACACCCCGCTGGACATGGCAGCCATGAAGGGGCACATGGAGTGCGTGCGCTACCTGGACTCCATTGCTGCGAAGCAGAGCAGCCTCAACCCCAAGCTGGTGAGCAAGCTGAAGGACAAAGCGTTCCGGGACGCCGAGCGGAGGATCAAGGACTGCGTGAAGCTGCAGAAGAAGCACCATGAAAGGATGGAGAAAAGgtacagaaaggaaatgttggATAATTCAGACACCATGAGCTTCTCCAGCTATTCGAGCAGCACCTTAAGCAAGAAGTTCCAGCACATGTCTATGGTGACCTCTCTGCCATACTCACAAGCCACCATCCACGGCACAGCCAAGGGAAAGACGAAGATTCAAAGGAAGTTAGAGAAGAAGAAGCAGGTGGATGGGACGTTCAAAATCTACGAGGATGGGAGGAAAAGCGTGCGGTCTCTGTCTGGCCTGCAGCTGGGCAATGATGTCATGTTTGTGAAGCAGGGCACTTACGCCAGCCCCAAGGAGTGGACTCGGCGTAATATCCGAGACATGTTCCTCACCGACGAGGACACCGTCTCCCGTGCCATAAGCGACCCGGGCCTGCACATGGACTCGGCCCACTCGGAAGTCAGCACTGACTCCGGCCACGAGTCCTTGTTCAACCGCCCCGGGCTGGGCACCATGGTGTTCCGGCGCAACTACGTCAGCAGCGGGCTCTTCGGGATCGGCCGCGAGGACGCCAGCGTGCTGGGGGAAGGCAACACGGATGGAGAAGGTGTCAAACTGCGCAGCCGCCTGCAGCGCTCGCCAAGTCTCAACGACAGCATTGGCAGTGCCAACAGCCTGCAGGAGAGGAACGCGGAGGAGCTGCCCTGGGACGAGCTGGAGCTGGGCCTCGACGACGATGACGAACCAGACACCAGCCCCTTGGAGACTTTTCTGGCTTCCCTGCACATGTTTGAGTTCATCTCTAtcttgaagaaggaaaagatcgACTTGGAGGCCCTCATGCTGTGTTCAGACAATGACCTGAAGAGCATCAACATCCCATTGGGCCCCAGGAAAAAGATTgtggatgccatccagaggagACGGCAGACTCTGGAGAGGCCAGATGTTATTGTAGACACTGAACTGTAA